The DNA sequence AAGTCTTTTTTACCGTATTTTCCTTCAGGAATATGCTTTATTTCAGGATAACCTACTACAGAAGTAGTAAATACCCGGTCTGCATAACTTGGTTTTGGAGGCATAAGGCAGTTGGTAGTAAAAAGTATTGGAGCGGGGATGGAATCAAATTCTTTCTGTTGGTTTTGCCATGCCGTGCCAAAATTGCCTTTTAAATGAGTATATTTTTTCAGCTCAGGATATCCGTGGGCAGGAAGCATTTCACCGTGAGTATAGATATTAATTCCTTTGCCTTCTGTTTGTTCCAGCAACTGTTTTAAGTCATGCAAGTCATGGCCTGATATAACAATGAAAGGTCCTTTTTCTATCTTTGTTGAAACTTTAACCGGAACAGGATGTCCGTATGCTGAAGTGTTTGCCTCATCAAGAAGCGCCATGCATTTCAGGTTAACCTGGCCAAATTCCATTAGTAGATCCAGCCAACCTTCAACTGTATGTTCATCGCCAAGAGCTTTCATACCTTTATAAAACCACTTTGTAACTTCAGGATCTGTCTTGCCTAAAACATAAGCATGATGAGCATATGCAGCCATTCCACGGAGTCCAAGCAGCAATGTGGAACGCAATGAAACTATATCCTCATCTCCCTTCCAGAGAGATTCAACCGGGAAATCTTCTGCACCTCCAAGCAGCTCTTTTTCTTTAGCAGCAGTTTTTATATATTCTTCAATACGGTTACCGTCAAAATTTACGTTTGTAACTGTTGCAAAAAGTCCATCAATCATTATTTCATCTGCTTCTTTTCTGGTTTGTTTACCTTCGGCAGCCCTTGCGAGGCCAATTAAGGCACATGTAAGTTCATCTTGCTTGTTGGATACC is a window from the Clostridiaceae bacterium genome containing:
- the hcp gene encoding hydroxylamine reductase yields the protein MSNMFCFQCEQTAGGKGCIRMGVCGKKPEVSNKQDELTCALIGLARAAEGKQTRKEADEIMIDGLFATVTNVNFDGNRIEEYIKTAAKEKELLGGAEDFPVESLWKGDEDIVSLRSTLLLGLRGMAAYAHHAYVLGKTDPEVTKWFYKGMKALGDEHTVEGWLDLLMEFGQVNLKCMALLDEANTSAYGHPVPVKVSTKIEKGPFIVISGHDLHDLKQLLEQTEGKGINIYTHGEMLPAHGYPELKKYTHLKGNFGTAWQNQQKEFDSIPAPILFTTNCLMPPKPSYADRVFTTSVVGYPEIKHIPEGKYGKKDFSPVIQKALELGGWDEDKEFTGINGGSTLMTGFARNTVLGVADKVIDAVKSGAIKHFFLVGGCDGAKPGRNYYTEFVNKAPKDTVILTLACGKYRFNDLDIGEIGGLPRIMDMGQCNDAYSAIQVALALSNAFNCGVNELPLTLVLSWYEQKAVCILLTLLALGIKKIYIGPSLPAFFSSNVLKVLVDKFNLKPISTPEEDLKAILG